The following are from one region of the Methylophilus sp. DW102 genome:
- a CDS encoding GTP-binding protein has translation MDKRIPVTLLTGFLGSGKTTLLNKLLHNPAMKDTAVIINELGEAGLDQIFANSQISQTIESEHIADNTVLLSSGCLCCSLKNELADTMRDLFFKRSLQAVPEFNRLVIETTGMADPGPILANLMNEPVIESVYRLDAVVVTIDAAYGLQQIAEQKEALKQAAVADVLLITKRDTATQEQIEALQAKLSEINPNATQQFVLHGEIDPMQIIDVGLFDFASKQANPQRWLRAPASGFSAAKKGTLPKAPAHDGVSTFTVYLPKPMAYADFKSVILKLCQTHGEKLLRMKGILHVEDAPAPLAIHAVHFTPYPPTLLEGWDEDEPISRVVIIGKGIDENAVRDMLTQF, from the coding sequence ATGGATAAACGCATCCCCGTCACCCTGCTCACTGGCTTTTTAGGCAGCGGCAAAACCACCCTGCTCAACAAGCTGTTACATAACCCGGCCATGAAAGACACCGCCGTGATCATTAATGAACTCGGCGAAGCAGGTTTGGACCAGATTTTTGCCAATAGCCAGATTTCGCAAACCATTGAGAGCGAGCATATTGCCGATAACACGGTGTTATTGAGTTCTGGCTGTTTGTGCTGTTCACTCAAAAACGAGCTGGCTGACACCATGCGCGATTTGTTTTTTAAGCGGAGTTTGCAGGCGGTGCCGGAGTTTAACCGCCTGGTGATTGAAACCACGGGCATGGCTGACCCTGGCCCGATTTTGGCTAACCTGATGAATGAGCCGGTGATTGAATCGGTGTACCGCTTAGACGCAGTGGTGGTAACGATTGATGCGGCGTATGGTTTGCAGCAGATTGCCGAGCAGAAAGAGGCGCTTAAACAAGCGGCGGTGGCGGATGTATTACTGATTACCAAGCGTGACACGGCCACGCAGGAACAGATTGAAGCCTTGCAGGCCAAGCTGAGCGAGATCAACCCGAATGCGACCCAGCAGTTTGTGTTGCATGGTGAGATAGACCCGATGCAGATTATTGATGTAGGCTTGTTTGACTTTGCCAGCAAGCAGGCCAACCCGCAGCGCTGGTTGCGGGCGCCTGCCAGTGGCTTTAGTGCGGCGAAAAAAGGCACTTTACCCAAAGCGCCTGCGCATGATGGGGTGAGCACGTTTACCGTGTATTTACCCAAGCCGATGGCTTATGCGGATTTTAAAAGTGTGATTTTAAAGCTGTGCCAGACGCATGGTGAAAAGCTGCTGCGCATGAAAGGCATTTTGCATGTAGAAGATGCGCCTGCACCGCTAGCGATTCACGCCGTGCACTTTACGCCCTATCCGCCCACCTTGCTTGAGGGCTGGGATGAAGATGAGCCAATTAGCCGTGTGGTGATTATTGGCAAGGGGATTGATGAAAACGCTGTGCGCGACATGCTGACACAGTTTTAG
- a CDS encoding TIGR00645 family protein, with product MAKFLEKILESLIFKSRWLMAPMYLGLVGGLVILLVKFGQEFMHIAGHLGSLTEQETVLSLLALVDITLVGNLLIMVIFSGYENFVSRIDTADSEDRPEWMGKVDYSGLKLKLIGSIVAISAIDLLKAFVHQSSGTATFSTEQMAWLVGIHLTFIITGVLFAWMDKIAGHGDDH from the coding sequence ATGGCGAAGTTTTTGGAAAAAATTTTAGAGAGTTTGATTTTTAAGAGCCGCTGGCTGATGGCGCCGATGTACCTCGGCCTGGTTGGCGGGCTGGTCATTTTACTGGTGAAGTTTGGCCAGGAGTTTATGCATATTGCCGGGCATCTGGGCTCGCTCACCGAGCAAGAAACTGTGCTCTCGCTATTGGCGCTGGTGGATATCACCTTGGTGGGTAACTTGCTGATTATGGTGATTTTTAGCGGGTATGAGAATTTTGTCTCACGCATTGATACGGCGGACAGTGAAGACCGCCCTGAATGGATGGGTAAAGTCGATTACTCCGGCCTGAAACTCAAACTGATTGGCTCGATTGTAGCGATTTCTGCCATCGACCTACTCAAGGCCTTTGTACACCAAAGCTCGGGCACAGCTACGTTTAGCACCGAGCAAATGGCCTGGCTGGTCGGCATCCACCTGACTTTTATCATCACCGGCGTGTTATTTGCCTGGATGGATAAAATTGCCGGACATGGGGATGACCACTAA
- a CDS encoding methyl-accepting chemotaxis protein has translation MDWNIFKKLSKQPSQETLLRQLDQEGQLRAIDKVMGVIEFDLEGNFLAVNDNFAAVTGYSRQELFGQHHRLLVDAAYQASPEYQALWQKLVRGEPDQGLYLRKGKDGKQIWLQASYAGQIAAISKVMGVIEFDLKGTITHVNDNFAAVTGYRPQEIIGNHHSMFVESAYKNSQEYKQFWQKLARGEADNGQYLRVGKGGKQVWLQASYNPILDMEGKPLKVVKYATDITDKMLEAQAMKQAVDETGEVVALAKAGDLTKRIKTDDKQGEIRELCLGVNSIVDTMAEILAAIKIAGETIKTAASEISVGNNDLSQRTEEQASSLEETAASMEQIASTVKQNAENAKQANSMSAQASEIAARGGEVFGKVVITMSEITESSSRIEEIISVIDGIAFQTNILALNAAVEAARAGEQGRGFAVVASEVRNLAQRSASAAKEIKQLIVDSSEKVSSGSQYVNQAGSTMDEMIGAIRQISDLITEITSASREQSIGIEQVNTAVTQLDEVTQQNAALVEEAAAAAMSLVDQAEQLNEKVSHYKLNHSGNTAGQQNQFTLQNTQKRRA, from the coding sequence ATGGACTGGAATATTTTTAAAAAGCTTAGCAAACAACCTTCTCAGGAAACACTGCTCCGGCAGCTGGATCAAGAAGGACAACTGCGCGCGATTGATAAAGTCATGGGCGTGATTGAGTTTGACCTGGAGGGAAACTTCCTTGCGGTCAACGACAATTTTGCGGCGGTGACGGGTTATAGCAGGCAGGAGCTGTTCGGCCAGCACCATCGGCTGCTGGTGGATGCCGCGTATCAGGCAAGCCCGGAATATCAGGCACTCTGGCAAAAGCTTGTGCGCGGCGAGCCAGATCAAGGCCTATATTTGCGCAAAGGCAAAGACGGCAAACAAATCTGGCTGCAAGCCAGCTACGCCGGACAAATTGCGGCCATTAGCAAAGTGATGGGGGTGATTGAATTTGATTTAAAAGGCACGATCACCCATGTCAATGACAACTTTGCAGCCGTCACTGGCTACCGCCCGCAGGAAATCATCGGCAATCACCACAGTATGTTTGTGGAGTCAGCTTATAAAAATAGTCAGGAATATAAGCAGTTCTGGCAAAAACTGGCACGTGGTGAAGCCGATAACGGCCAATATCTGCGTGTAGGCAAAGGGGGCAAGCAGGTCTGGCTACAAGCGAGTTATAACCCGATATTGGATATGGAAGGCAAACCCTTGAAGGTGGTGAAATACGCGACTGACATCACCGACAAAATGCTAGAAGCACAAGCCATGAAACAGGCGGTTGATGAAACCGGAGAAGTGGTGGCATTAGCTAAAGCGGGTGACTTGACCAAGCGCATCAAGACAGATGACAAACAAGGGGAGATCAGGGAATTGTGCCTGGGGGTCAACAGTATTGTCGACACCATGGCTGAGATTCTCGCTGCCATCAAAATTGCCGGAGAAACCATCAAGACCGCCGCCAGCGAGATTTCTGTGGGCAATAATGATTTGTCTCAACGTACCGAAGAGCAAGCCAGCTCGCTGGAAGAAACCGCGGCCAGTATGGAACAGATTGCCTCTACGGTAAAACAGAATGCTGAAAATGCCAAACAGGCTAACAGCATGAGCGCGCAAGCCAGCGAAATTGCTGCACGCGGTGGCGAGGTATTTGGCAAGGTGGTCATTACCATGTCCGAAATTACCGAGAGCTCGTCACGGATTGAGGAAATTATTTCAGTGATTGATGGCATTGCTTTTCAGACTAATATTCTGGCCTTGAATGCAGCCGTGGAAGCCGCCCGTGCGGGGGAGCAAGGCCGTGGCTTTGCCGTCGTCGCCAGTGAGGTGCGTAACCTGGCCCAACGCTCAGCCAGTGCGGCTAAAGAGATTAAACAACTGATTGTAGATTCTTCTGAAAAAGTCTCGAGCGGCTCTCAGTATGTCAATCAGGCAGGCAGTACGATGGACGAGATGATAGGCGCGATACGTCAAATTTCGGACTTAATCACTGAAATCACTTCTGCTTCGCGTGAGCAAAGCATAGGCATCGAACAGGTGAATACGGCAGTGACGCAACTGGACGAAGTCACACAACAGAATGCCGCTCTGGTCGAAGAAGCGGCCGCTGCGGCCATGTCACTGGTAGACCAGGCCGAGCAATTAAACGAGAAAGTCAGTCACTACAAATTGAATCACAGTGGCAATACTGCCGGACAACAAAACCAGTTCACGCTACAAAACACTCAAAAAAGACGGGCGTAG
- a CDS encoding PEP-CTERM sorting domain-containing protein (PEP-CTERM proteins occur, often in large numbers, in the proteomes of bacteria that also encode an exosortase, a predicted intramembrane cysteine proteinase. The presence of a PEP-CTERM domain at a protein's C-terminus predicts cleavage within the sorting domain, followed by covalent anchoring to some some component of the (usually Gram-negative) cell surface. Many PEP-CTERM proteins exhibit an unusual sequence composition that includes large numbers of potential glycosylation sites. Expression of one such protein has been shown restore the ability of a bacterium to form floc, a type of biofilm.), with translation MFWKLACAGVMFAALNANAATITITNGYDEPGAASGKTEIIDFAPQNTAFNLLGSLDLDGALQKNGNQDFVFGLYKNNTLIKGLADFTAASGDVYSFNFSNLASGTYSLRFNINGGGNYSFNANLTPFSSVVTPVPEPESMALMLVGLGAIVARRFKKA, from the coding sequence ATGTTTTGGAAACTGGCTTGTGCAGGGGTCATGTTTGCAGCTTTAAATGCAAATGCAGCTACGATTACAATCACAAATGGCTACGATGAGCCAGGAGCAGCTTCGGGTAAAACTGAAATCATTGACTTTGCTCCACAGAATACCGCTTTTAATCTGCTGGGCTCACTCGACCTAGACGGTGCCCTGCAGAAAAATGGTAACCAGGACTTTGTCTTTGGTCTTTACAAAAACAATACGCTGATTAAAGGTCTGGCAGATTTTACTGCTGCCAGCGGTGATGTCTATAGCTTCAATTTTAGCAACCTGGCCTCAGGTACTTACAGCCTGAGATTCAACATCAATGGTGGTGGTAACTACAGCTTCAATGCGAACTTGACGCCATTTTCCTCAGTTGTCACCCCAGTGCCAGAGCCAGAGAGCATGGCCTTGATGCTCGTAGGATTGGGCGCGATTGTCGCCCGCCGTTTTAAAAAGGCTTAA